DNA from Haloferax volcanii DS2:
TCGGCCTCCAGTCGCTCGACGTCGACGCCGGTGCGTTCGAGTCGGTGGACCGCTTTCGTCCGCGCCCCGCTCGACACGTCGTCGTCGGTAAGCACGCGGTACAGGGTCTCGATTTCGCCGTCGAGGGCGCGCTCGTTTCGCCCGTCGAGCGCCGCGCGGAGGAGCCGACGGTTGAACGCGTCAGCGAGGTCGCGGAGGCTCGACCGCGCGCCCGCCTCAGCGGTCCAGCGGCGTTCGAGCTCCGCGCCGAAGCCGTCGAAGCCGCGCTCGCGGAGCAGTCGGCTGACCTTGCTCTCGGGGCCGCGTTTCCCGCCCGGGGAGTCGTGTGAATCGCTCACTACCGACTGCTATTCGGTGCGTGCACATATGCTTGACGCGGGGGGAGACGTGGTTCCGGGCGAGGGTGCGAAGGTGGAGACAGAGGACGGCGGGTGCAAACGAGAAGCCGAGACGGAGCCTCAGTAGTTGGCGGCGTCGCCGCGACCGGCCGACGGGCCTCGGCCGGCCGACGATTCGCGGTCCGAATGTACGGCGGCGAAGTCGTCTCGGGCGTCCCCGCCGACGCTCGTCGCAGGCGACCCCGCGGGCGTCGATTCGGCGTCGCCGGCGTTCTCAGCGACCCGGTCGGTGGGAGACTCAGTCGAGTCCTCGGCGGTTCTGAGGGTGACTGCGACGGTCGTGCCGCCGTCGGGGTCGTTTTCGACCGCGATGCTCCCGCCGAACTGCTCGACGAGCGCGGCGACGAGCGAGAGACCGGTTCGGGAGTCGGGCGTCTCCGCGACGGTCTCGCCCGCGTCGAGGAGGGCGTCCTCGGGGAACGACGCTCCGTCGTCGGAGATGCGGACGGTCACGGTCTCCGCGCCGCAATCGGCGCGCAGACGGACCTGCGGGCGCTCGGCGTCCGCCCGCTCGACCGCCGTGACGAGGAGGTTCCGAAAGACCGCGGAGAGCATGCTGTGGGCGAGGACGTTTACCTCGGGGAGGTCGCCGGCGACGACCACGTCGGCGTCGTACCCGGCGCGGACCTTCTGAAGCTCGGTCTCGACGGTTTCGACAAGCGGCTTCGGTTCGAGGTCGGCGGCGCGGTCCGAGGTGAGCACGTCGGTGAACTGCGCCGTGCTCTCGGTGAGGTCGATGATGCCGTTGCTCGCGGCGACGATGTTCTCCAGTCGCTCGTCGGCCCCTGACCCGGCCTCCTTCCGCACGACCGACGCCCACCCGCGGATGACCAGCGCGTCGTTGCGGATGTCGTGTTGGAGGACGCGGTTGAGGACGGCGAGCTGTTCGCGCTGTTGGCGGAGTTCTGTCTCCCGTCGCTGGCGCGCGACGGTCCACCGATAGAGGCCGAACACGAGGAGCACCGCGCCGACCGCCTGCGCGCCGTCTTCGAACAGGTAGCTGAACCAGACGGGCTGTTCGACGAACTCGTCGAGGAAGTCGGTCAGCGCGAACAGGTACGAGGCCGCGACGCCGCCCGCCAACGGATAGAAGACCGATGGGTCGCGGATTCGTCGCACCACGAACAGACACGCGAAGAGCACGGCGACGACGACGCCCTCGCCGACGAGGTCGAGCGCCGCCGTCGTCGGGTCCGGCGGGAGCGCCGCGAGCTGCGCGACGACCGGGATTGCCGACCCGGCGGCGACTGCCCACGGGAGGTATCGATGCGTGGCTCCGGCGGGTTCCTCGCTTGCCTCCGCTGATTCGTCGTCCATTCCTCGCGTCGGTGTTTCGGGTTTCATCTCGGTTCACCACACCCCGAGCGTCTCCCGCGTCCGACCGGCGGCGTCTGTCTCGCTTGCATACTCTCGTTGACGGCGATGTCCGATGAAGTGGTTGCTATGTGGATTGTCTGCCTCACTTTCCGTTCGGTAGTCGTCCCCCGTGTTCGGTAGTCGTACGGAGTCGAAAATAGTTCGCGGGTCGACGCGTGCCGACGCGTGCCGTCAGCTCAAGTAAACACCCAGACCGCGGCGACGAACAGCAGCGACCCGAAGACGAACGTGACGTCTCGGGTCCGCACCATCATGCCCTCGGTCCGGAGGGCTTGGCTCTGTTCGTCGCCCAGCGAGCGCGAGAACCCCTTCGTCTCCATCGCCTCGACGTTGACCCGCGAGCGCTTCGCCACGTTGAAAATCAGCGGGTAGAACGCCTTGACCGAGAGCGTCAGCAGGTAGGAGAAGTAGCGCCACCTGAACAGTCCCTGTTTTTCGGGAACCTTGCTCCGGAGGCGGAAGGAGTTGATGAGCGCGTGGTACTCCTCGACGAGAAGCGGCATCATCCGGTAGCCGTAGGCGATGGCGAACGTGAGCTGACGGGGGACGCCCAGACGCAACATCCCCTTGCTGAGCTTCTGCGGGCTCATCGCCGAGAAGACGGCGAGGCTGATGACCGAGATAATCGTGAGCTTGAGGAAGAACGGGACGAGCGCCCCGACGGCGTCGATTCCGACTTCCTGACTGGTCGTGGCGGTGTGGATACCCCGACCGACCGCGGCCGCGACGATAGTTCCGGTCTCGGCGAACACGCTCACATCACCCGTCGTGACGCCTTCGACGACCCGACCGGCGTTGTCACCCAGGTGGCCCACCGCTCGCATCGCCCCGCCGATGAGCGGGACCAACACCACGAAGAAGCCGACGTTGGTGACTTGGCCGAACAGGAGCAACGCGAGGAGGTATTTGCTGACCTGCGAGAGCGCGGCGAGCACGAAGGCCGCCGCGAGCAGGATGGCCAGCGGGAGCGTGTCGTAGAACAGCCACGGAATAATCATGAACAGCACGGTCCACACGAGCACCACGCGCGGGTCGAAGCTGTTCAACAGGGCGTCCTCGTTGTCGTAGGCGGTCCGCATCAGGTCCACCTTGATGTCGGTGACCGAGATGTCGGTGAGCGCGTCGACGTACTTCATCGCGCCCCTCCGTCCGACTCGGCTTCGTCGTCGCTATCGCCGGCCTCACCGATGCCGCCGCCACCGCCAGCTTCGACCACGTCGTCACCGAGCGACCGAGCCAGCGTCTCGCACATCGCGTCGGTGCTGAGGGCGGGGGATTCCAGTCCGAGTCGCCGGCTCAGTTCGACCACCTGCGGCTGGCGCAGGTCGGTCTCGGCGAGGAGGTCCGGGTCGGAGAACACCGCCGCCGGCGGCGCGTCCGCGAGCACCTCGCCCTCGCCCATGACGAGGACGCGGTTGGCCCACGCCGCGACCAGTTGCAGGTCGTGCGAGGCGACGACGACGGTTTCGACGCGGCTCTCGGCCTTCCGGAGCATGCCGGTCACCTCGCGGCGGCTCTGGAGGTCGAGACTGCCCGTGGGTTCGTCCAGGAGGACGACCGTCGGGTCGGTCGCGAGCCCGATGCCGAGCGACGCGCGGCGCTGTTGGCCGAGGCTCATCAGGCGACCGTCACGGTCCGCGAGGTGTTCGAGGTCCAGATACGCGAGAATCTCGTCGACGCGGTCGTCCACGTTCGGGGTGTCGCGGTTCTCGAGGTAGTAGGCGATGTCCTTGCGGACGGTGTCCTCGACGAACATCTCCTCGGGGTTCTGGTGGATGTAGACGGTGTCGTCGGCCAACTGCTCGGGAAGCGTCTCGCTCGTGTCGCGTCCGAGAACCGTCACCGTCCCCCGGTCGGGGGACTCTACCCCCGTCAGCAACCGCAACAGCGTCGACTTCCCGGAGCCGTTGGCACCGACGAGGGCGACCCGGTCGCCCGCGTGCAGTTCGAGGTCCAGCCCATCGAGGACGTGGTTGTACCCCTCTCGAAGCGTGGGGTAGCCGTGACCGACACCGCGCATCGTCACCAGCGCGTCCCTATCCTGTTCGCCGTCGGTCGGCGCGCCGCCGGTGTCCGCGCCGGCTGTCGCCACCGCGCCGCCGTCGACCGCGGCCCGCGAACCGCGTGCCGTGGCGGGCTGAAACGCCGTTGCCGCCTCGTCGACGGTCACGGGATACCGACCACTGGGTAGGGTGCCCGCCTCGGACGGCAGGCCGTCGGCGATTTGCGTGACCTGCGGCGGGTGGATGTCGTGGGCGAGTAGGTCGTCGAGTCTGTTGAGGCCGACTTCGACCGGTTCCTTCCAGGCGACGCCGCCGTCGGAGACGAGCACCATCTCGTCGCAGTAGTCGGCGATGAACTCGGAGTGGTGTTCGATCACGATGACCGTCTTGTCGCGCTCCTCGTTGAGTCGTCGGAGCTGTTCGTACGTCTCGCGGGCGTTTCGGGGGTCGAGCTGTGCGGCCGGCTCGTCGACGAAGATGAACTCGGGGTCCATCGCCAGCACCCCCGCGAGCGCGACGAGGTGTTGCTGGCCGCCGCTCAGCTCCCAGATGAACCGGTCTTCGAGGTGGTCGAGACCGAGGGTTTCGAGCGCGCGGGTCGCCCGCTCGGCGTAGTCGTCGAGCCCGTGGTTGAGGGGCGCGAACTCCACGTCGTCGCGGACCGTCTCCTGAACGAGTTGGTTCTCGAAGTCCTGAAAGACGTAGCCGACCGTCTTCGAGAGTTCGGCCACGTCCGACTCGCGGGTGTCGGTGCCGGCGACGCTGACGCGCCCGTCGAACGTCCCCTCGAAGAAGTGCGGGATGAGGCCGTTGAACGTCTTACACAGGGTCGTCTTGCCGCTGCCGTTGCCACCGACGACGGCCGTGAACTCGCCCGGCTCTATCGTCACGCTCGCGTCGCGCAGTACCGCCTCGTCGCCGCCGGGGTACTGAAACGTCAGGTCCTCGACGACGATGTTGTTGCTGCTCATGAAAACAAAAGATGGGGGTTTAGTCCTGCAAGCCGTCGACCTTGCGCTGGC
Protein-coding regions in this window:
- the rdfA gene encoding rod-determining factor RdfA, translating into MSDSHDSPGGKRGPESKVSRLLRERGFDGFGAELERRWTAEAGARSSLRDLADAFNRRLLRAALDGRNERALDGEIETLYRVLTDDDVSSGARTKAVHRLERTGVDVERLEADFVSHRAMRTYLTSYRGVTPPSETDRDDGDLREHRTETIRRLLGRVERVTEKSLSDLAAADELDVDPETAEVYVDVRVHCPDCNAHYTVESLIDRGGCDCD
- a CDS encoding sensor histidine kinase, encoding MDDESAEASEEPAGATHRYLPWAVAAGSAIPVVAQLAALPPDPTTAALDLVGEGVVVAVLFACLFVVRRIRDPSVFYPLAGGVAASYLFALTDFLDEFVEQPVWFSYLFEDGAQAVGAVLLVFGLYRWTVARQRRETELRQQREQLAVLNRVLQHDIRNDALVIRGWASVVRKEAGSGADERLENIVAASNGIIDLTESTAQFTDVLTSDRAADLEPKPLVETVETELQKVRAGYDADVVVAGDLPEVNVLAHSMLSAVFRNLLVTAVERADAERPQVRLRADCGAETVTVRISDDGASFPEDALLDAGETVAETPDSRTGLSLVAALVEQFGGSIAVENDPDGGTTVAVTLRTAEDSTESPTDRVAENAGDAESTPAGSPATSVGGDARDDFAAVHSDRESSAGRGPSAGRGDAANY
- a CDS encoding energy-coupling factor transporter transmembrane component T, whose protein sequence is MKYVDALTDISVTDIKVDLMRTAYDNEDALLNSFDPRVVLVWTVLFMIIPWLFYDTLPLAILLAAAFVLAALSQVSKYLLALLLFGQVTNVGFFVVLVPLIGGAMRAVGHLGDNAGRVVEGVTTGDVSVFAETGTIVAAAVGRGIHTATTSQEVGIDAVGALVPFFLKLTIISVISLAVFSAMSPQKLSKGMLRLGVPRQLTFAIAYGYRMMPLLVEEYHALINSFRLRSKVPEKQGLFRWRYFSYLLTLSVKAFYPLIFNVAKRSRVNVEAMETKGFSRSLGDEQSQALRTEGMMVRTRDVTFVFGSLLFVAAVWVFT
- a CDS encoding ABC transporter ATP-binding protein is translated as MSSNNIVVEDLTFQYPGGDEAVLRDASVTIEPGEFTAVVGGNGSGKTTLCKTFNGLIPHFFEGTFDGRVSVAGTDTRESDVAELSKTVGYVFQDFENQLVQETVRDDVEFAPLNHGLDDYAERATRALETLGLDHLEDRFIWELSGGQQHLVALAGVLAMDPEFIFVDEPAAQLDPRNARETYEQLRRLNEERDKTVIVIEHHSEFIADYCDEMVLVSDGGVAWKEPVEVGLNRLDDLLAHDIHPPQVTQIADGLPSEAGTLPSGRYPVTVDEAATAFQPATARGSRAAVDGGAVATAGADTGGAPTDGEQDRDALVTMRGVGHGYPTLREGYNHVLDGLDLELHAGDRVALVGANGSGKSTLLRLLTGVESPDRGTVTVLGRDTSETLPEQLADDTVYIHQNPEEMFVEDTVRKDIAYYLENRDTPNVDDRVDEILAYLDLEHLADRDGRLMSLGQQRRASLGIGLATDPTVVLLDEPTGSLDLQSRREVTGMLRKAESRVETVVVASHDLQLVAAWANRVLVMGEGEVLADAPPAAVFSDPDLLAETDLRQPQVVELSRRLGLESPALSTDAMCETLARSLGDDVVEAGGGGGIGEAGDSDDEAESDGGAR